The Agarilytica rhodophyticola genome has a window encoding:
- a CDS encoding helix-turn-helix domain-containing protein, translating to MWKNFTTNNFDPELSIPAWNQFLSETLIGVECTSDKARYFDASFQQLNVNDHGLSRIISQPVKGSPIDVALSQRFANDAPEDHLLILLQRKGEVNVSHKGYDIKIAEGSACIIDPTHSYHMQVGESVDQMVLTVKREKVLSLRRGIQSKLLHRTPISFDSDKARFADNMVSTLCESGQRVDGSYAYRVLDLAADMMLDHIGNTLFPEQLTFTGIKRKQLREEVKAYIEGHLCEEWLTPVAISEQFKVTRRYLDSLFADEATTTSKYITQRRISRVAALLRLPEYQHMTISVIAYNVGFNDLSYFNRQFKARFGVSPKNFRHQ from the coding sequence ATGTGGAAAAATTTTACAACTAATAATTTTGATCCTGAACTTTCCATTCCTGCTTGGAACCAGTTTCTTAGTGAAACTCTTATTGGTGTTGAATGCACTTCAGATAAAGCGCGTTATTTTGATGCGAGCTTTCAGCAATTGAATGTCAATGATCATGGCCTATCCCGAATTATCAGCCAGCCTGTAAAAGGCTCACCTATTGATGTTGCTTTATCACAGCGCTTCGCCAATGATGCTCCTGAGGATCATTTACTTATACTGTTACAACGCAAAGGCGAAGTAAATGTTAGCCACAAAGGGTATGATATAAAAATTGCAGAAGGTAGTGCTTGTATTATTGATCCCACTCACTCTTATCACATGCAAGTGGGTGAATCAGTTGACCAAATGGTATTGACGGTAAAACGTGAAAAAGTATTATCTCTTAGGCGAGGCATCCAATCTAAATTACTACATCGTACTCCAATCTCATTCGATAGCGATAAGGCAAGGTTTGCGGACAATATGGTATCTACCCTATGCGAAAGTGGTCAACGGGTAGATGGTAGCTACGCCTATCGCGTGTTAGACCTCGCTGCGGATATGATGCTAGATCATATTGGTAATACGTTGTTTCCAGAGCAATTGACTTTTACCGGTATTAAGCGCAAACAATTACGAGAAGAAGTTAAAGCTTATATTGAAGGTCATCTCTGTGAAGAATGGTTAACTCCTGTGGCTATTTCCGAACAATTTAAAGTTACCCGCCGTTATCTCGATAGCCTGTTTGCTGATGAAGCGACAACGACCTCCAAGTACATTACTCAGCGGCGCATATCCCGTGTAGCAGCATTATTACGCCTTCCCGAATACCAGCATATGACCATCAGTGTCATTGCCTACAATGTTGGCTTTAATGATTTATCTTATTTTAATAGACAGTTTAAAGCCCGGTTCGGGGTTTCCCCAAAAAACTTTCGTCACCAATAG
- a CDS encoding HDOD domain-containing protein, producing MNSVAEKVAGQIIAAIDADKLVLPTMPEMALKVREVSEDVDASIMQLNEVISSDAALTARIIKVANSPLFRGAREIEDLNMALSRLGMQTTSNLATGLAMEQMFQATSDIIDQRMREVWSKSSEIAGICHVLCKHYTKLRPDQAALAGLVHQIGVLPILSFAEESHTLMNDSMTLDSVIEQVHPTIGVKILTTWEFPKEIRNIPVDYLDFSRDIPKADYADLVTVGMLQSYADSDKTQHIDHHDVLAFVRLGLDPDIESAEAEDLSEEMEAAMAMLQ from the coding sequence ATGAATTCGGTCGCTGAAAAAGTCGCAGGACAGATTATTGCAGCTATCGATGCCGATAAGTTAGTTCTACCCACCATGCCTGAAATGGCCCTCAAAGTGCGTGAAGTATCTGAGGATGTGGACGCCAGTATTATGCAACTCAACGAAGTTATCAGCAGCGATGCCGCTCTCACCGCTCGAATAATAAAAGTCGCCAACAGCCCACTGTTTAGAGGCGCACGTGAAATTGAAGATTTAAATATGGCCCTGTCTCGCTTGGGTATGCAAACCACCAGCAACTTAGCCACAGGATTAGCTATGGAACAAATGTTCCAGGCCACATCCGATATTATTGATCAACGTATGCGAGAAGTATGGTCAAAATCCAGCGAGATTGCAGGAATTTGCCATGTGTTATGCAAGCACTACACAAAACTTCGCCCCGACCAAGCCGCTCTCGCCGGTTTAGTTCATCAAATCGGCGTGTTACCCATCTTATCTTTTGCTGAAGAAAGCCATACCTTAATGAACGACAGTATGACTCTCGATAGTGTTATTGAACAAGTTCACCCCACCATTGGCGTCAAGATATTAACCACCTGGGAGTTTCCTAAAGAGATACGCAATATTCCTGTAGATTATCTCGATTTCTCACGCGATATACCCAAGGCAGATTACGCAGATTTAGTCACGGTTGGTATGCTGCAAAGCTATGCCGACTCAGACAAAACACAGCATATAGATCACCATGACGTATTGGCCTTTGTTCGTTTAGGCTTAGATCCTGATATTGAATCGGCAGAAGCTGAAGATCTTAGCGAAGAGATGGAAGCCGCCATGGCCATGCTGCAATAA
- the ung gene encoding uracil-DNA glycosylase, with translation MANKVDLHHSWLDVIGDEFNAPYMKALKQFLLEEKRMGKVIYPSGKDIFNALNTTPFDQVKVVILGQDPYHGPGQAHGLSFSVLPGVRFPPSLQNIFKEIQQELNIPFPTHGCLQSWAQQGVLLLNATLTVEQARAGSHQGRGWEQFTDAIVHQLNDKSDGVVFLLWGSYAQKKGSFIDTTRHTVFKSPHPSPLSAHRGFLGNGHFAATNEVLRSQGKTEIDWSVPDV, from the coding sequence TTGGCGAATAAAGTAGATCTCCATCATAGTTGGTTGGATGTTATCGGTGATGAATTTAATGCACCGTATATGAAAGCGTTAAAACAATTTTTGCTTGAAGAAAAACGTATGGGTAAAGTGATTTACCCCTCAGGCAAAGATATTTTTAATGCCCTTAACACCACGCCCTTTGATCAGGTGAAAGTGGTTATCTTAGGACAAGATCCTTATCACGGGCCAGGCCAAGCGCATGGCCTGTCTTTCTCGGTGCTACCTGGTGTGCGTTTTCCTCCGTCGTTGCAGAATATTTTTAAAGAAATTCAGCAAGAATTAAATATTCCGTTTCCTACACATGGCTGCCTACAGAGCTGGGCTCAGCAAGGGGTATTGTTGTTAAATGCCACCCTGACAGTGGAACAGGCTCGGGCGGGCTCTCATCAAGGGCGAGGTTGGGAACAATTTACTGATGCCATTGTTCATCAGTTAAATGATAAGAGTGATGGTGTCGTGTTTTTACTGTGGGGCAGCTATGCCCAGAAAAAAGGGAGTTTTATCGATACAACGCGTCATACCGTGTTTAAATCACCCCATCCTTCGCCTTTATCTGCGCACCGAGGCTTTTTAGGTAATGGTCATTTTGCAGCCACTAATGAGGTGCTGCGCTCTCAAGGTAAAACGGAAATAGACTGGTCTGTGCCAGACGTATAA
- a CDS encoding succinate dehydrogenase assembly factor 2 — translation MDLKRLRWATRRGMLELDLVLLPFLENVFPSLSDDHKVLFETLLTCEDQELFNWFLKKGNPEDPDMKIIVDIIRANTGLQPDN, via the coding sequence ATGGATCTTAAGCGTCTGCGGTGGGCTACTCGCCGAGGTATGTTGGAATTGGACTTAGTGCTTTTACCTTTTCTTGAGAACGTATTTCCCAGTTTGAGCGACGATCACAAAGTTTTGTTCGAAACCTTGCTTACTTGTGAGGATCAAGAGCTGTTTAATTGGTTTTTAAAAAAGGGTAATCCGGAAGACCCTGATATGAAGATAATAGTGGACATTATCCGTGCAAACACAGGCCTACAACCAGATAATTGA
- a CDS encoding SDR family NAD(P)-dependent oxidoreductase, which translates to MQVKLNNKVAWVTGGGAGVGEAVCRRLAACGAKVLCTDIDGNAAQKVADSIHQQGGVAHGMSIDVTQENDNAAAVEWVFNEWGGLHMVAINAAIDAARGKDILSCSLEEMRRTADVNYFGSFLGIKHAAQGMKDHNIKGHILVIGSGTSIKATPGTFAYSSSKHGLIGIAKLAATELLPEGIRVNTACLGMVDTKGLRDALAQFGVEGVPDYVDGADLVAEEVVNLMANDSPLVTGQVIGLERGLSNTQYMAAVIEHGNRSNNEV; encoded by the coding sequence ATGCAAGTAAAACTCAATAATAAAGTTGCTTGGGTAACAGGTGGTGGTGCTGGTGTAGGGGAAGCGGTATGCCGCCGCTTAGCTGCATGCGGAGCAAAAGTTCTCTGTACAGATATTGATGGCAATGCAGCCCAAAAAGTGGCAGATAGCATTCACCAGCAAGGCGGCGTTGCTCATGGAATGTCTATTGATGTTACCCAAGAGAATGATAATGCCGCTGCGGTGGAGTGGGTATTTAACGAATGGGGGGGATTACATATGGTGGCGATTAATGCCGCTATAGATGCCGCCCGTGGTAAGGATATTTTATCTTGCTCGCTGGAAGAAATGCGCAGGACTGCGGATGTGAACTACTTCGGGAGTTTCCTTGGTATTAAACACGCAGCACAGGGTATGAAAGATCATAATATCAAAGGACATATCCTGGTCATTGGTTCTGGCACCAGTATTAAAGCTACACCTGGCACCTTTGCTTATTCATCTTCAAAGCATGGGCTTATCGGTATTGCAAAACTCGCAGCAACGGAATTATTACCCGAGGGCATTCGTGTCAATACTGCTTGCTTAGGCATGGTAGATACTAAGGGGCTGCGGGATGCATTAGCCCAATTCGGTGTGGAAGGTGTTCCTGATTATGTGGATGGCGCTGATCTGGTAGCGGAAGAAGTGGTTAATCTGATGGCGAATGACTCGCCACTGGTGACCGGACAAGTCATTGGGCTAGAACGAGGACTTTCCAATACCCAATATATGGCAGCCGTGATAGAGCATGGCAATCGTTCCAACAATGAGGTATGA
- a CDS encoding protein YgfX, translated as MQTQAYNQIIDIPHRCSRILCGLYGTVILLLVLALCLMPLSFPARAVVLALGLISVADMGRRLRVLFAIERIVIRHGRVELMMGKVRVCCHLIGSAVVTPYIVACSLRNQQTLSKWSLPIHLVLLPDSVSSEHHRQLRVFFNTGKIH; from the coding sequence GTGCAAACACAGGCCTACAACCAGATAATTGATATTCCCCATCGTTGCTCGCGGATATTGTGTGGGCTATACGGCACTGTCATTTTGTTATTGGTGTTAGCTTTGTGCCTAATGCCACTTTCATTCCCTGCCCGCGCAGTGGTGCTAGCCCTAGGGCTGATTTCTGTTGCTGATATGGGGCGTCGTCTGAGAGTTTTGTTTGCGATTGAGAGAATCGTTATTCGCCACGGTAGGGTAGAACTGATGATGGGTAAAGTAAGAGTGTGCTGCCACTTGATTGGCAGCGCTGTTGTTACCCCTTACATAGTGGCCTGTAGTTTACGGAATCAACAAACCTTGTCTAAGTGGTCACTACCTATTCACCTAGTTTTATTGCCAGATTCAGTTTCATCAGAACATCATCGCCAATTGCGGGTGTTTTTTAATACGGGCAAAATACACTAG
- a CDS encoding YgfZ/GcvT domain-containing protein, translating into MQWKKILDSHQHSNQIKPEQTWQTPLDDYRLIIVEGEDSETFLQGQCTCDFALLERNIFIPGAHCSHKGRMNSNFVAARLNTKTIALRVRADISQFALEALKKYAVFSKATLQVSESYQLLGLVGDQALTTATHIFPVSKAGEVVEHNNIFMLHHADDQIELWCPSNELSQLVEQLGALELQQNSNLWRLKNIQRGIGEVEAATLEKLIPQEINLQYIDGISFKKGCYTGQEIIARLHYRGQQKKHMYRAVIETAVSPEANTAVYQSPVNIEALGKARGTVINSARVSPSHHEILVLCDDVLSQDNACIMINNSLVNIQWAALPYAIS; encoded by the coding sequence ATGCAGTGGAAAAAAATACTCGATTCTCACCAACACTCAAACCAAATAAAACCAGAGCAAACGTGGCAAACACCTCTGGATGATTATCGTCTAATTATAGTTGAAGGTGAGGACAGTGAAACCTTCTTGCAAGGGCAATGCACCTGCGATTTCGCCCTCTTGGAGCGTAATATATTTATACCAGGAGCCCACTGCAGCCACAAAGGACGGATGAATTCAAATTTTGTCGCAGCTCGCCTTAATACGAAAACAATCGCTCTGCGGGTACGAGCAGATATTAGCCAATTTGCGTTGGAGGCATTAAAAAAATATGCCGTGTTCTCAAAAGCCACATTACAGGTTAGTGAAAGCTATCAGCTGTTAGGCTTAGTAGGTGATCAAGCCCTTACTACAGCGACTCATATTTTCCCGGTCTCTAAAGCTGGAGAAGTGGTAGAGCACAATAATATTTTTATGTTGCATCACGCCGATGATCAGATAGAACTTTGGTGTCCTTCAAACGAACTAAGCCAATTAGTTGAGCAGCTGGGCGCATTGGAATTACAGCAGAACAGCAATTTATGGCGATTAAAAAACATTCAAAGAGGCATTGGAGAAGTTGAGGCCGCGACCCTAGAAAAGTTAATTCCGCAAGAAATTAACTTGCAGTATATAGATGGCATCTCGTTTAAAAAAGGATGTTATACCGGCCAAGAAATCATTGCGCGGCTACATTACCGTGGCCAGCAAAAAAAACATATGTATCGTGCTGTTATAGAAACAGCAGTTTCACCAGAAGCAAACACGGCGGTTTATCAAAGCCCTGTGAACATTGAGGCTCTGGGCAAAGCACGTGGCACAGTCATCAATAGCGCCCGTGTCAGCCCATCACATCATGAAATTCTCGTGTTATGTGATGATGTTCTCAGTCAAGATAACGCCTGTATTATGATCAATAATTCTCTTGTAAATATTCAATGGGCCGCGCTTCCATATGCTATAAGTTAA
- a CDS encoding alpha/beta hydrolase codes for MTSISSGKNAITFKSGNNILSGNLYTPEGFDASKQYPTIVFTPPFNQVKEQMGALYGRKMAEKGFVMLAFDHTGYGESEGEIRNYENAFIKIEDVHNAISYLRTLPFVDREKFYGIGACAGGGYMALAAVTDKRMKAVATVCGMLDNRSTFLAGADRDTAVVMFSAANDARQEQYETGEPTYVDQLGYEGVKREELPEGARREGFDYYMTARAGVETYPRYSNRSLPNIAETNALTDATTWAQYLYTPYLGIYGEKALADTGPLTVGFYEKCSEPRELFEVPGASHVDLYDVEKYVNPAVDRLAAFFGKY; via the coding sequence ATGACTTCCATTTCTTCCGGCAAAAATGCCATCACGTTTAAAAGCGGCAACAATATACTGTCCGGTAATTTATATACACCTGAAGGCTTTGATGCCTCCAAGCAATATCCAACGATTGTTTTTACACCACCATTTAATCAGGTGAAAGAACAAATGGGCGCATTATATGGTCGGAAAATGGCAGAAAAAGGATTTGTCATGTTGGCTTTTGATCATACAGGTTATGGTGAAAGCGAAGGTGAGATTCGTAACTACGAAAATGCCTTTATTAAAATTGAAGACGTGCATAACGCCATTAGCTACTTACGCACTTTACCCTTTGTAGACCGAGAAAAATTCTATGGTATTGGAGCCTGTGCCGGTGGCGGTTATATGGCATTGGCTGCGGTAACGGACAAGCGCATGAAAGCGGTGGCTACCGTGTGCGGTATGCTAGACAACCGTTCAACCTTCCTTGCTGGTGCGGATCGTGATACAGCTGTTGTAATGTTCAGCGCAGCCAATGACGCCCGTCAAGAGCAATATGAAACCGGTGAACCTACCTATGTGGATCAGTTGGGGTATGAGGGCGTGAAACGCGAAGAGCTACCTGAAGGCGCAAGGCGTGAAGGTTTTGACTACTACATGACGGCTCGTGCCGGAGTCGAAACCTACCCAAGATACAGCAACCGCAGCCTTCCCAATATCGCAGAAACTAATGCCCTAACGGATGCAACGACTTGGGCGCAATATCTCTATACCCCTTATCTTGGTATTTATGGCGAAAAAGCGTTAGCCGATACCGGCCCTCTCACCGTTGGATTCTATGAAAAATGCAGTGAGCCTAGAGAATTATTTGAAGTGCCTGGGGCGTCACATGTTGATCTCTATGATGTAGAAAAATATGTGAATCCAGCCGTAGATCGTTTAGCTGCTTTTTTTGGCAAGTACTAA
- the lysS gene encoding lysine--tRNA ligase produces the protein MSEENNSTQQDENKLIAERRAKLKTIRENGVAFPNDFRPANHAQVLQDGFSDQAKEDLAELEMVVSIAGRVIRNRGAFMEIQDGSGRIQLYVTKEARPFAKSLDLGDIVGVEGVLHKSGKGDLYVNMDRYILLTKALRPLPDKHHGLADQELRYRQRYVDLIANPDVRNTFQLRSNVISFIRNYLNQHSFLEVETPMLQTIPGGATARPFKTHHNALDIDMYLRIAPELYLKRLVVGGFERVYEINRNFRNEGLSTRHNPEFTMLEFYQAYADYHDLMDLTEDMLRELSRAVLGSTEVTNTVKNADGEVEGSTTYDFGQPFQRLSVFDSILKYNDNISAEALADENSARAIAKDLHIPLKDSWGLGKVQIEIFEKTVEHLLDQPTFITEYPTEVSPLARRSDSNPFVTDRFEFFVGGREIANGFSELNDPEDQAERFKAQVAEKDAGDDEAMHYDADYVRALEYGLPPTAGEGIGIDRLVMLLTDSPSIRDVLLFPHMRPE, from the coding sequence ATGAGTGAAGAAAATAATTCGACGCAACAAGATGAAAATAAATTAATCGCCGAGCGTCGCGCTAAGCTAAAGACGATTCGAGAAAACGGCGTCGCATTTCCCAACGATTTTCGGCCTGCAAATCATGCGCAAGTATTGCAAGATGGTTTTTCTGATCAAGCAAAAGAAGATTTAGCCGAACTTGAAATGGTGGTGAGTATCGCTGGCCGTGTGATTCGTAATCGTGGTGCCTTTATGGAAATTCAAGATGGGTCTGGCCGCATTCAGTTGTACGTTACTAAAGAGGCGCGCCCGTTTGCTAAGTCATTGGATTTGGGAGATATTGTCGGCGTCGAGGGTGTTTTGCATAAGTCAGGTAAGGGTGATTTGTATGTCAATATGGATCGCTACATATTGTTAACTAAAGCTTTGCGACCGTTGCCAGATAAACACCACGGCTTGGCCGATCAGGAGTTGCGTTATCGTCAACGCTATGTGGATTTAATTGCTAATCCTGATGTGCGCAACACGTTTCAGTTACGCTCTAATGTGATTTCATTTATTCGCAACTATCTCAATCAGCATAGTTTCTTAGAAGTGGAAACGCCCATGCTGCAAACCATTCCCGGTGGTGCAACGGCGCGTCCATTTAAAACCCATCACAATGCTTTAGATATTGATATGTATTTGCGTATCGCACCTGAATTGTATCTTAAAAGATTAGTCGTGGGCGGTTTTGAGCGTGTGTATGAAATTAATCGCAATTTCCGCAACGAGGGTTTGTCTACTCGCCACAATCCTGAATTTACCATGCTTGAATTTTATCAGGCTTATGCGGACTACCACGATTTAATGGATTTAACTGAAGATATGTTGCGTGAACTTTCGCGCGCAGTGTTGGGTTCAACAGAAGTAACTAATACAGTAAAAAATGCTGATGGCGAAGTGGAAGGTTCTACTACTTACGACTTTGGCCAACCTTTCCAACGCCTAAGTGTTTTTGATTCCATTTTAAAATACAACGATAACATCAGCGCAGAAGCTCTTGCAGATGAAAACAGCGCGCGTGCTATCGCGAAAGACTTACATATTCCCTTAAAAGATAGTTGGGGCTTGGGTAAGGTTCAAATTGAGATTTTTGAAAAAACTGTTGAGCACTTATTGGATCAACCAACTTTTATTACCGAATATCCCACAGAAGTATCGCCGCTAGCGAGACGCAGTGATAGCAATCCTTTTGTTACAGATCGTTTTGAATTTTTTGTTGGCGGGCGTGAAATTGCCAACGGCTTCTCGGAGCTCAATGACCCTGAAGATCAAGCTGAACGTTTTAAAGCTCAAGTGGCAGAAAAAGATGCCGGTGATGATGAAGCCATGCATTATGACGCCGATTATGTGCGTGCGTTGGAATATGGTTTGCCGCCAACAGCGGGTGAGGGTATCGGTATTGATCGTTTGGTGATGTTATTAACCGACTCTCCTTCAATTCGTGATGTCTTGTTATTTCCTCATATGCGACCTGAATAA
- a CDS encoding alpha/beta hydrolase, with protein sequence MLVKKIKDRLPLEFTKSIDLMTEQMGFPLDFSANLDDIRIGFSAARDQSIEAGMAIKHVIKESHTAPWPDGSHDIPLFIYRPENQTKPLPVVYWIHGGGLVVGVAEQDEAMLKAWVNEFNCVAVSVEYRLAPDYPFPVPLEDCSVVLEHIFNNADALQIDPERIVLGGGSAGGGLAAALAQKTCDEGKIKISHQLLCYPMLDCKNQSKAAADVDDTYIWSRDNNYFGWKSYLGDDPVTIDPPKYASAPHHHDLRNLPPASILVGDIDLFAQEDIAYAARLSAAGIPTALHVYPGGVHGFEGVNQKAGITKEFIRTRDLLLKTALGGK encoded by the coding sequence ATGCTTGTAAAAAAAATAAAAGATCGGTTACCTCTAGAATTCACTAAGTCGATTGATTTAATGACAGAACAAATGGGGTTTCCTTTAGATTTTTCTGCAAATCTGGACGATATAAGAATAGGTTTCAGCGCAGCGCGAGATCAATCTATAGAGGCTGGTATGGCCATTAAGCACGTAATAAAAGAATCCCACACCGCCCCTTGGCCTGATGGCTCGCATGATATTCCATTATTTATTTATCGGCCTGAAAACCAAACAAAGCCATTGCCTGTAGTTTATTGGATACATGGTGGTGGCTTGGTAGTTGGGGTGGCTGAACAAGACGAAGCCATGCTAAAAGCCTGGGTAAATGAGTTTAATTGTGTCGCAGTATCAGTTGAGTACAGGCTTGCCCCAGACTATCCATTTCCAGTACCGCTAGAAGATTGTTCTGTTGTGTTGGAGCATATTTTTAATAACGCCGATGCATTGCAGATTGACCCTGAGCGCATCGTTTTAGGTGGTGGTAGTGCTGGTGGTGGTTTAGCTGCCGCTCTCGCACAGAAAACGTGTGATGAAGGCAAGATCAAGATTTCTCATCAATTACTTTGCTATCCAATGCTGGATTGTAAAAACCAATCAAAAGCAGCAGCAGATGTTGATGACACCTATATTTGGAGTCGAGATAACAATTATTTTGGATGGAAATCATACCTGGGCGATGATCCTGTAACTATTGATCCTCCCAAGTACGCCTCAGCTCCCCATCATCACGATTTACGGAATCTGCCACCTGCCTCAATATTAGTTGGTGATATTGACTTATTTGCGCAGGAAGATATTGCCTACGCAGCGCGGCTCTCTGCTGCTGGTATTCCCACAGCATTGCACGTTTATCCTGGTGGTGTACATGGTTTTGAAGGTGTGAATCAGAAAGCAGGTATAACCAAAGAATTTATCCGTACTCGTGATCTGCTGCTGAAAACGGCACTAGGAGGTAAATAG
- a CDS encoding 4-diphosphocytidyl-2C-methyl-D-erythritol kinase, with protein sequence MEFIEANHIEWCDMWQQLAQDAINNNDPICLHMGACWEYMGSTENHHHFRHLKHPSTNKKEFIYLERRKKTLAWAS encoded by the coding sequence GTGGAATTTATAGAAGCTAATCATATTGAATGGTGTGACATGTGGCAGCAACTTGCACAAGACGCCATAAACAACAACGACCCGATTTGTTTGCATATGGGTGCTTGCTGGGAATATATGGGCTCTACGGAAAATCACCACCATTTTAGGCACTTAAAACACCCATCTACCAACAAAAAAGAATTCATCTACTTAGAACGCAGGAAAAAGACCCTGGCCTGGGCAAGTTAA
- the prfB gene encoding peptide chain release factor 2 (programmed frameshift), translating into MEINPLMNKLDELMARTDVLRGYLEYVEKKERLAEVELELAEPDVWNDPERAQTLGRERSSLEDVVETIESLDSGVSDCRELIELAVEENDEDSVNDVTAEIENLDKLLAKLEFRRMFSGDMDPNNAFLDIQSGSGGTEAQDWAEMVLRMYLRWGEAHGFKTTLEEASAGDVAGIKSATIRFEGEYAFGWLRTETGVHRLVRKSPFDSGNRRHTSFCSVFVSPEIDDNIEIDINPADVRTDTYRASGAGGQHVNKTDSAVRLTHEPTGVVVECQSQRSQHANRDQAWKMLRARLYEQEMLKRNAEKQAMEDSKSDIGWGSQIRSYVLDDQRIKDLRTNVQTSNCQAVLDGKLDDFIEASLKAGL; encoded by the exons ATGGAAATTAACCCCTTGATGAACAAGCTTGATGAACTCATGGCGCGTACTGACGTGCTTAGGGGGTATCTT GAATATGTTGAGAAGAAAGAGCGTCTAGCGGAAGTTGAATTAGAACTGGCTGAGCCAGATGTTTGGAATGATCCTGAGCGCGCGCAAACCTTAGGCCGTGAGCGTTCCTCTTTAGAAGATGTGGTGGAGACTATTGAAAGTCTCGATAGCGGTGTTAGTGACTGTCGTGAGTTGATTGAACTTGCCGTGGAAGAAAACGACGAAGATAGTGTTAATGATGTCACTGCTGAAATTGAAAATCTCGATAAGCTCCTTGCTAAATTAGAATTTCGTCGTATGTTTTCTGGCGATATGGACCCCAATAATGCATTTTTGGATATTCAGTCTGGCTCTGGTGGTACGGAAGCACAGGACTGGGCGGAAATGGTGTTGCGTATGTATCTGCGCTGGGGAGAAGCCCACGGTTTTAAAACTACATTGGAAGAGGCCTCTGCCGGTGATGTGGCGGGTATTAAAAGTGCAACCATTCGTTTTGAAGGGGAGTATGCCTTTGGTTGGCTAAGGACTGAAACTGGCGTTCATCGCTTGGTACGTAAATCGCCTTTTGATTCAGGTAATCGCCGTCATACATCTTTCTGTTCGGTTTTTGTTTCACCCGAAATTGACGATAATATTGAGATCGATATTAACCCGGCAGATGTGCGTACTGATACTTATCGCGCTTCTGGGGCGGGCGGGCAACATGTTAACAAAACCGATTCGGCGGTGCGTTTAACCCATGAGCCTACTGGCGTAGTGGTGGAATGTCAGAGTCAACGCTCTCAGCATGCCAACCGTGATCAGGCGTGGAAAATGTTACGTGCAAGGCTCTACGAGCAAGAAATGCTGAAGCGTAATGCTGAAAAACAAGCCATGGAAGATTCGAAATCAGATATTGGTTGGGGCAGTCAAATTCGCTCCTATGTGCTCGATGACCAGCGTATTAAGGATTTGCGTACCAATGTGCAAACCAGCAATTGCCAAGCCGTACTTGATGGCAAGCTCGATGATTTTATAGAAGCCAGCTTAAAAGCTGGTCTTTAA